A window of Thermoleophilia bacterium contains these coding sequences:
- a CDS encoding ferredoxin family protein, whose product MSAEATGLWIKEIKLDVDKCTGCQSCVKACFVDVLRWDAERKRPVVAYPEDCVWCLACECACPEDAIDVVPNIPAPLRRSF is encoded by the coding sequence GTGAGCGCTGAGGCGACGGGACTCTGGATCAAAGAAATCAAGTTGGACGTGGACAAATGCACAGGCTGCCAATCGTGTGTTAAAGCCTGCTTTGTCGATGTGTTGCGGTGGGATGCAGAGAGGAAGCGGCCGGTAGTGGCTTACCCCGAAGACTGCGTATGGTGTCTGGCTTGTGAATGCGCGTGTCCGGAGGACGCAATCGACGTCGTCCCCAATATACCGGCGCCTCTGCGGCGGTCGTTCTAG
- a CDS encoding FAD-binding protein produces MKTLDSLAEVLTTDVLIVGGGIGGLAAAINVKEAAPELQVLIAEKQTTGWAGKATKIGGFLAFLKPGDDADRFIDYQVRRCGFYLNDQRALTKYVHDTYRAIEQFAEWGARLARTQDGGLVSFPAFWAPGFSMTLIDIDLMRPMRARARKLGTQFLDKIHVAELLLDGDRVAGAVGFDIITGRFYVIKAKATILANGSCGYKVRRFWVAANGDGIAAAFRAGAEMRNAEFGNLYGHTVFQDTDSGMVGYMHLVNSVGENLAQKYLPDEGPAGVFLPIRLAVGIYKEALEGRVPIRFAPPPQQAAHRPEGALPKLEEWRRRLEEKERQFGLPDETQREIGVPLHGETSCIKVDHEMRTTLEGLWAIGDTSYAGSAVAGAMPAPPGVSPGSGIMFAVISAAWAGPSAAQYAAEASMPEIDGSTVEALKQQIFAPLERGEGVEPAEAISALQDVMAPMKYNLCRSKDRLEEGLARVQMVKEKLPLLRAKDLHYLSKCHEVCSMTLCAELTLRAALTRTESRGFHYREDYPETDNENWLKWVILRHAGGRAEQSRGFGEAGCEGSAIEVLTEPIPIEEYPIRPSE; encoded by the coding sequence TTGAAAACACTAGATAGCCTGGCAGAGGTCCTTACCACGGATGTTCTCATAGTTGGAGGGGGCATAGGTGGATTGGCTGCTGCCATCAACGTTAAGGAAGCGGCCCCCGAACTGCAGGTGCTCATAGCCGAAAAGCAGACCACCGGGTGGGCGGGCAAGGCCACCAAGATCGGAGGCTTCCTGGCTTTTCTCAAGCCCGGGGATGACGCTGATCGATTCATCGATTATCAGGTACGGCGATGCGGCTTCTACCTGAACGACCAGCGTGCTTTGACCAAATATGTCCACGACACATACCGGGCCATCGAGCAGTTCGCTGAGTGGGGAGCCAGGTTAGCTCGCACGCAAGACGGAGGACTTGTGTCTTTCCCAGCGTTCTGGGCGCCGGGCTTCTCCATGACTCTTATCGATATCGACCTGATGCGTCCCATGAGAGCCCGAGCCCGAAAGCTGGGGACGCAGTTCTTGGACAAGATTCACGTGGCCGAGCTTCTTCTCGACGGGGACCGTGTTGCGGGAGCTGTCGGCTTCGACATCATAACGGGCCGGTTCTATGTCATAAAGGCAAAGGCCACCATCCTCGCCAATGGGAGCTGCGGCTACAAGGTGAGAAGGTTTTGGGTGGCGGCCAACGGGGATGGAATTGCTGCGGCCTTCCGTGCGGGCGCCGAGATGCGAAACGCGGAGTTCGGCAACCTTTATGGCCACACAGTGTTCCAAGACACGGATAGTGGCATGGTCGGGTACATGCACCTGGTGAACAGCGTAGGTGAAAACCTCGCGCAAAAGTACTTGCCCGATGAGGGTCCAGCAGGGGTGTTTCTACCGATACGCCTGGCGGTGGGGATATATAAAGAGGCCCTAGAAGGCAGAGTCCCCATACGCTTTGCGCCCCCTCCGCAGCAGGCTGCGCACAGGCCAGAGGGGGCCCTGCCCAAGCTGGAAGAATGGCGGCGCCGACTGGAGGAGAAGGAGAGGCAGTTCGGGCTACCTGACGAGACACAGCGCGAAATTGGCGTGCCACTGCACGGTGAAACCTCCTGTATCAAAGTCGACCATGAGATGAGGACCACCCTCGAAGGCTTGTGGGCCATTGGGGACACGAGCTATGCGGGTTCGGCTGTAGCGGGCGCCATGCCGGCGCCTCCCGGTGTCTCGCCTGGCTCTGGGATCATGTTTGCAGTGATCAGCGCTGCCTGGGCTGGACCATCAGCAGCCCAGTATGCTGCTGAAGCGTCCATGCCTGAGATAGATGGCTCCACCGTTGAAGCCCTCAAGCAGCAAATCTTTGCCCCGCTTGAACGCGGGGAGGGGGTTGAGCCGGCTGAGGCGATTTCGGCTCTGCAAGATGTCATGGCTCCTATGAAGTACAACCTGTGTCGGAGCAAGGATAGGCTGGAAGAGGGTCTCGCGCGGGTCCAAATGGTGAAAGAGAAGCTGCCCCTGCTGCGTGCCAAAGACCTTCATTATCTGAGCAAGTGCCACGAGGTCTGCAGCATGACCCTTTGCGCTGAACTGACCTTGCGGGCCGCCCTTACGAGGACCGAAAGTCGGGGCTTCCACTACCGAGAAGATTATCCCGAGACCGACAACGAAAACTGGCTGAAATGGGTCATTCTGAGACATGCTGGCGGTCGCGCCGAGCAGAGCCGCGGGTTTGGGGAAGCTGGCTGTGAGGGTAGCGCCATCGAGGTGTTGACCGAACCAATCCCTATCGAAGAGTACCCCATACGACCGAGCGAGTGA
- a CDS encoding IclR family transcriptional regulator has protein sequence MNEKVVRYKTFSDLWRVLSLFEESGGEMSVSEVARSLDILPSKASRLLRAMEAGLLLERDAKTGRYRIGPRFLILGLHYLRTHPLRRTILPHLEQMSAELGVTSSWGIFRQGRVIIVDRLRPIGGQTVPLIGSEMPLHSSSYGKLFLAYLPEDEQDRILGTLTYDRFTPRTLTSPSALKSELQAVRARGYSIDREESAPNVIGISAPVFDESESMCAALTLAYTASRGDVDEARVLRYLSEKAVFISRQLGSSISPEHAPVIEPHPGADVEQ, from the coding sequence ATGAACGAAAAGGTTGTGCGATATAAGACTTTTTCCGACCTATGGAGGGTCCTCTCGCTCTTTGAGGAGAGCGGTGGGGAAATGAGCGTCAGCGAGGTTGCTAGGTCTCTTGACATACTCCCCAGCAAGGCGTCCCGCTTGCTTAGGGCTATGGAAGCCGGATTACTGCTGGAAAGGGACGCGAAGACTGGAAGGTATCGCATCGGCCCCCGCTTTCTGATCTTGGGGCTGCATTACCTCCGCACGCACCCACTGCGTCGTACTATCCTTCCCCACTTGGAGCAGATGTCCGCAGAGTTGGGTGTGACTTCGAGTTGGGGCATCTTCAGGCAGGGCCGGGTGATAATCGTTGATAGGTTGAGGCCCATTGGCGGGCAAACTGTGCCTCTCATCGGCTCCGAGATGCCTCTCCACTCCTCTTCTTACGGAAAGCTCTTTCTCGCGTATCTCCCTGAAGACGAACAAGACCGGATCTTGGGGACCCTGACTTACGACCGCTTCACCCCGAGGACGCTCACAAGTCCTAGCGCCCTGAAAAGTGAACTTCAGGCTGTACGGGCGCGGGGTTACTCGATAGACAGGGAGGAGTCTGCTCCCAATGTGATAGGCATCTCAGCGCCGGTATTTGACGAGTCAGAGTCAATGTGCGCGGCGCTTACTCTTGCCTATACAGCATCAAGGGGCGACGTGGACGAGGCAAGGGTTCTCCGTTACTTGTCGGAGAAGGCCGTATTCATCTCCCGTCAACTTGGGTCCTCCATATCCCCTGAACATGCGCCAGTAATCGAGCCACACCCCGGTGCCGACGTGGAGCAATAG